From one Ursus arctos isolate Adak ecotype North America unplaced genomic scaffold, UrsArc2.0 scaffold_1, whole genome shotgun sequence genomic stretch:
- the INHBB gene encoding inhibin beta B chain, producing the protein MDGLPGRALGAACLLLLAAGWLGPEAWGSPTPPPSPAAPPPPPPPGAPGGSQDTCTSCGGFRRPEELGRVDGDFLEAVKRHILSRLQMRGRPNITHAVPKAAMVTALRKLHAGKVREDGRVEIPHLDGHASPGADGQERVSEIISFAETDGLASSRVRLYFFISNEGNQNLFVVQASLWLYLKLLPYVLEKGSRRKVRVKVYFQEQGHGDRWNMVEKKVDLKRSGWHTFPLTEAIQALFERGERRLNLDVQCDGCQELAVVPVFVDPGEESHRPFVVVQARLGDSRHRIRKRGLECDGRTNLCCRQQFFIDFRLIGWNDWIIAPTGYYGNYCEGSCPAYLAGVPGSASSFHTAVVNQYRMRGLNPGTVNSCCIPTKLSTMSMLYFDDEYNIVKRDVPNMIVEECGCA; encoded by the exons ATGGACGGGCTGCCCGGTCGGGCGCTGGGGGCCGCCTGCCTTTTGCTGCTGGCGGCCGGCTGGCTGGGGCCGGAGGCCTGGGGCTCGCCCACGCCCCCGCCGTcgcccgccgcgccgccgccgcccccgccgcccggaGCCCCCGGCGGCTCTCAGGACACCTGCACGTCGTGCGGCGGCTTCCGGCGACCGGAGGAGCTGGGCCGGGTGGACGGCGACTTCCTGGAGGCGGTGAAGCGGCACATCTTGAGCCGCCTGCAGATGCGGGGCCGGCCCAACATCACGCACGCCGTGCCCAAGGCCGCCATGGTCACGGCCCTGCGCAAGCTGCACGCGGGCAAGGTGCGCGAAGACGGCCGCGTGGAGATCCCGCACCTCGACGGCCACGCCAGCCCGGGAGCAGACGGCCAGGAGCGCGTCTCCGAGATCATCAGCTTCGCCGAGACAG ATGGCCTCGCCTCCTCCCGGGTCCGCCTGTACTTCTTCATCTCCAACGAAGGCAACCAGAACCTGTTCGTGGTGCAGGCCAGCCTGTGGCTTTACCTGAAGCTCCTGCCCTACGTCCTGGAGAAGGGCAGCCGGAGGAAGGTGCGGGTCAAGGTGTACTTCCAGGAGCAGGGCCACGGCGACCGGTGGAACATGGTGGAGAAGAAGGTGGACCTCAAGCGCAGCGGCTGGCACACCTTCCCGCTCACCGAGGCCATCCAGGCCTTGTTCGAGCGGGGCGAGCGACGGCTCAACCTGGACGTGCAGTGTGACGGGTGCCAGGAGCTGGCCGTGGTGCCCGTGTTCGTGGACCCCGGCGAGGAGTCGCACCGGCCCTTTGTGGTCGTGCAGGCCCGGCTGGGGGACAGCAGGCACCGCATCCGCAAGCGGGGCCTGGAGTGCGATGGCCGGACCAACCTCTGTTGCAGGCAACAGTTCTTCATCGACTTCCGCCTCATCGGCTGGAACGACTGGATCATCGCGCCCACCGGCTACTACGGGAACTACTGTGAGGGCAGCTGCCCGGCCTACCTGGCGGGGGTCCCCGGCTCCGCCTCCTCCTTCCACACGGCCGTGGTGAACCAGTACCGCATGCGGGGCCTCAACCCCGGCACGGTGAACTCCTGCTGCATCCCCACCAAGCTGAGCACCATGTCCATGCTCTACTTCGACGACGAGTACAACATCGTCAAGCGCGACGTGCCCAACATGATCGTGGAGGAGTGCGGCTGCGCCTGA